Proteins found in one Salvelinus alpinus chromosome 11, SLU_Salpinus.1, whole genome shotgun sequence genomic segment:
- the LOC139533285 gene encoding mucin-5AC-like — protein sequence MVPQQVPRSNSPSAGPSNSPSAGPYSSPSAGPYNSPSAGPYNSPSTGPYNSPSAGPYNSPSAGPYNSPSAGPSLQQPLSRFFPITAPQQVPRSNSPSAGPYNRPSAGPYNSPSAGPYNSPSAGPYNGPSAGPSVQQPLSRSLQQPLSRSLQQPLSRPLQQPLSRPLQQPLSRSLQQPLSRPLPTTAPQQVLPYNGPSTGPSIQQPLSRSLQPPLSRPVQQPLSRPVQQPLSRSLQRPLSRSLQRPLSRSLQQPLSRSLDPTAPQQVPSTAPQQVPTTAPQQVPTTAVQQAPTTAPQQAPTTAPQQVPTTAPQQVPTTAPQQVPRSNSPSAGPSNSPSAGPYNRSSTGPYNSPSAGPYNSPSAGPYNSPSAGPYNGPSAGPYNSPSAGPYNGPSAGPYNSPSAGPYNGPSAGPSHNSPSAGPYKSLPAGPSIQQPLSRALDPTAPQQVPRSNSPSAGPSNSPSTGPYNRPSAGPYNCPSAGPYNSLSAGPSIQQSLSRSLQSSLSRPFPPTAPQQVPTTASQQVPRSNSPSAGPSNSLSAGPYHSPSAGPYHSPSAGPYHSPSAGPYNSPSAGPSIQQPLSRPLPQPFSRPLPQPFSRPLPQPFSRPLPQPFSRPLQQPLSRPLDPTAPQQAPTTAPQQVPPTASQQVPPTALQQAPTTALQQVPTTAPQQAPTTALQQAPTTALQQAPTTALQQAPTTALQQAPTTAPQQAPRSNSPSAGPSNSLSAGPSNSPSAGPYHSPSAGPYHSPSAGPYHSPSAGPSNSPSAGPYHSPSAGPYHSPSAGPSNSPSAGPYHSPSAGPYHSPSAGPYHSPSAGPYHSPSAGPYHSPSAGPSNSPSAGPYHSPSAGPYHSPSAGPYHSPSAGPYHSPSAGPYHSPSAGPYHSPSAGPYHSHSAGPSNSPSAGPYNSPSAGPYNGPSAGPSHNSPSAGPYNSLPAGPSIQQPLSRSLDPTAPQQVPTNCPSTGPYNRPSAGPYNCPSAGPSSNSPSAGPSSNSPSAAPQQVPTTASQQVPRSNSPSAGPSNSLSAGPYHSPSAGPYHSPSAGPYHSPSAGPYHSPSAAPYNSPSAGPSIQQPLSRPLPQPFSRPLQQPLSRSLQQPLSRSLQQPLSRPLPQPFSRPLQQPLSRSLQQPLSRSLQQPLSRPLPQPFSRSLPQPLSRPLPQPFSRPLPQPFSRPLPQPFSRPLQQALSRPLDPTVPQQVPPTASQQVPPTAPQQAPTTALQQAPTTALQQAPTTALQQVPPTAPQQAPTTALQQAPTTALQQAPTTALQQVPPTAPQQAPTTALQQAPTTALQQAPTTAPQQAPTTAPQQAPTTALQQAPTTALQQVPPTAPQQAPTTALQQAPTTALQQAPTTALQQVPTTAPQQAPTTALQQAPTTALQQAPTTAPQQAPRSNSPSAGPSNSPSAGPSNSPSAGPYHSPSAGPYHSPSAGPSNSPSAGPYHSPSAGPYHSPSAGPYHSPSAGPYHSPSAGPYHSPSAGPYHSPSAGPYHSPSAGPYHSPSAGPYHSPSAGPSNSPSAGPYHSPSAGPYHSPSAGPYHSPSAGPYHSPSAGPYHSPSAGPYHSPSAGPYNSPSAGPSIQQSLNRPLPQPLSRSLQQPLSRPLPQPFSRPLPLPFSRPLPQPFSRSLQQPLSRSLQQPLSRSLQQPFSRPLPQPFSRPLPQPFSRPLPQPFSRSLPQPFSRSLQQPLSRPLPQPISRPLPQPFSRPLPQPFSRPLPQPFSRPLPQPFSRPLPQPFSRSLQHPSAGHYNSLSVCLQGEKSRGQT from the exons ATGGTCCCTCAGCAGGTCCCTCGGTCCAACAGCCCCTCAGCAGGTCCCTCCAACAGCCCCTCAGCAGGTCCCTACAGCAGCCCCTCAGCAGGCCCCTACAACAGCCCCTCAGCAGGCCCCTACAACAGCCCCTCAACAGGCCCCTACAACAGCCCCTCAGCAGGCCCCTACAACAGCCCCTCAGCAGGTCCCTACAACAGCCCCTCAGCAGGCCCCTCCCTACAACAGCCCCTCAGCAGGTTCTTCCCTATAACGGCCCCTCAACAAGTCCCTCGATCCAACAGCCCCTCAGCAGGTCCCTACAACCGCCCCTCAGCAGGCCCGTACAACAGCCCCTCAGCAGGCCCGTACAACAGCCCCTCAGCAGGTCCCTACAACGGCCCCTCAGCAG GTCCCTCGGTCCAACAGCCCCTCAGCAGGTCCCTCCAACAGCCCCTCAGCAGGTCCCTACAGCAGCCCCTCAGCAGGCCCCTACAACAGCCCCTCAGCAGGCCCCTACAACAGCCCCTCAGCAGGTCCCTACAACAGCCCCTCAGCAGGCCCCTCCCTACAACAGCCCCTCAGCAGGTTCTTCCCTATAACGGCCCCTCAACAGGTCCCTCGATCCAACAGCCCCTCAGCAGGTCCCTACAACCGCCCCTCAGCAGGCCCGTACAACAGCCCCTCAGCAGGCCCGTACAACAGCCCCTCAGCAGGTCCCTACAACGGCCCCTCAGCAGGTCCCTACAACGGCCCCTCAGCAGGTCCCTACAACAGCCCCTCAGCAGGTCCCTCGATCCAACAGCCCCTCAGCAGGTCCCTTCAACAGCCCCTCAGCAGGTCCCTACAACCGCTCCTCAACAGGTCCCTACAACAGCCGTTCAGCAGGCCCCTACAACAGCCCCTCAGCAGGCCCCTACAACAGCCCCTCAGCAGGTCCCTACAACGGCCCCTCAGCAGGTCCCTACAACAGCCCCTCAGCAGGTCCCTCGATCCAACAGCCCCTCAGCAGGTCCCTCCAACAGCCCCTCAGCAGGTCCCTACAACCGCTCCTCAACAGGTCCCTACAACAGCCCTTCAGCAGGCCCCTACAACAGCCCCTCAGCAGGCCCCTACAACAGCCCATCAGCAGGTCCCTACAACGGCCCCTCAGCAGGTCCCTACAACAGCCCCTCAGCAGGTCCCTACAACGGCCCCTCAGCAGGTCCCTACAACAGCCCCTCAGCAGGTCCCTACAACGGCCCCTCAGCAGGTCCCTCCCACAACAGCCCCTCAGCAGGTCCCTACAAGAGCCTCCCAGCAGGGCCCTCGATCCAACAGCCCCTCAGCAGGGCCCTCGATCCAACAGCCCCTCAGCAGGTCCCTCGATCCAACAGCCCCTCAGCAGGTCCCTCCAACAGCCCCTCAACAGGTCCCTACAACCGCCCCTCAGCAGGTCCCTACAACTGCCCCTCAGCAGGTCCCTACAACAGCCTCTCAGCAGGTCCCTCGATCCAACAGTCCCTCAGCAGGTCCCTACAATCGTCCCTCAGCAGGCCCTTCCCTCCAACAGCCCCTCAGCAGGTCCCTACAACAGCCTCTCAGCAGGTCCCTCGATCCAACAGTCCCTCAGCAGGTCCCTCCAACAGCCTCTCAGCAGGCCCCTACCACAGCCCTTCAGCAGGCCCCTACCACAGCCCTTCAGCAGGCCCCTACCACAGCCCTTCAGCAGGCCCCTACAACAGCCCCTCAGCAGGCCCCTCGATCCAACAGCCCCTCAGCAGGCCCCTACCACAGCCCTTCAGCAGGCCCCTACCACAGCCCTTCAGCAGGCCCCTACCACAGCCCTTCAGCAGGCCCCTACCACAGCCCTTCAGCAGGCCCCTACAACAGCCCCTCAGCAGGCCCCTCGATCCAACAGCCCCTCAGCAGGCCCCTACAACTGCCCCTCAGCAGGTCCCTCCAACAGCCTCTCAGCAGGTCCCTCCAACAGCCCTTCAGCAGGCCCCTACCACAGCCCTTCAGCAGGTCCCTACCACAGCCCCTCAGCAGGCCCCTACCACAGCCCTTCAGCAGGCCCCTACCACAGCCCTTCAGCAGGCCCCTACCACAGCCCTTCAGCAGGCCCCTACCACAGCCCTTCAGCAGGCCCCTACAACAGCCCCTCAGCAGGCCCCTCGATCCAACAGTCCCTCAGCAGGTCCCTCCAACAGCCTCTCAGCAGGTCCCTCCAACAGCCCCTCAGCAGGCCCCTACCACAGCCCTTCAGCAGGCCCCTACCACAGCCCTTCAGCAGGCCCCTACCACAGCCCTTCAGCAGGTCCCTCCAACAGCCCCTCAGCAGGCCCCTACCACAGCCCTTCAGCAGGCCCCTACCACAGCCCTTCAGCAGGTCCCTCCAACAGCCCCTCAGCAGGCCCCTACCACAGCCCTTCAGCAGGCCCCTACCACAGCCCTTCAGCAGGCCCCTACCACAGCCCCTCAGCAGGCCCCTACCACAGCCCTTCAGCAGGCCCCTACCACAGCCCTTCAGCAGGTCCCTCCAACAGCCCCTCAGCAGGCCCCTACCACAGCCCTTCAGCAGGCCCCTACCACAGCCCTTCAGCAGGCCCCTACCACAGCCCTTCAGCAGGTCCCTACCACAGCCCCTCAGCAGGCCCCTACCACAGCCCTTCAGCAGGCCCCTACCACAGCCCTTCAGCAGGCCCCTACCACAGCCATTCAGCAGGTCCCTCCAACAGCCCCTCAGCAGGTCCCTACAACAGCCCCTCAGCAGGTCCCTACAACGGCCCCTCAGCAGGTCCCTCCCACAACAGCCCATCAGCAGGTCCCTACAACAGCCTCCCAGCAGGGCCCTCGATCCAACAGCCCCTCAGCAGGTCCCTCGATCCAACAGCCCCTCAGCAGGTCCCTACCAACTGCCCCTCAACAGGTCCCTACAACCGCCCCTCAGCAGGTCCCTACAACTGCCCCTCAGCAGGTCCCTCCTCCAACAGCCCCTCAGCAGGTCCCTCCTCCAACAGCCCCTCAGCAG CCCCTCAGCAGGTCCCTACAACAGCCTCTCAGCAGGTCCCTCGATCCAACAGTCCCTCAGCAGGTCCCTCCAACAGCCTCTCAGCAGGCCCCTACCACAGCCCTTCAGCAGGCCCCTACCACAGCCCTTCAGCAGGCCCCTACCACAGCCCTTCAGCAGGCCCCTACCACAGCCCTTCAGCAGCCCCCTACAACAGCCCCTCAGCAGGCCCCTCGATCCAACAGCCCCTCAGCAGGCCCCTACCACAGCCCTTCAGCAGGCCCCTACAACAGCCCCTCAGCAGGTCCCTCCAACAGCCTCTCAGCAGGTCCCTCCAACAGCCCCTCAGCAGGCCCCTACCACAGCCCTTCAGCAGGCCCCTACAACAGCCCCTCAGCAGGTCCCTCCAACAGCCTCTCAGCAGGTCCCTCCAACAGCCTCTCAGCAGGCCCCTACCACAGCCCTTCAGCAGGTCCCTACCACAGCCCCTCAGCAGGCCCCTACCACAGCCCTTCAGCAGGCCCCTACCACAGCCCTTCAGCAGGCCCCTACCACAGCCCTTCAGCAGGCCCCTACAACAGGCCCTCAGCAGGCCCCTCGATCCAACAGTCCCTCAGCAGGTCCCTCCAACAGCCTCTCAGCAGGTCCCTCCAACAGCCCCTCAGCAGGCCCCTACCACAGCCCTTCAGCAGGCCCCTACCACAGCCCTTCAGCAGGCCCCTACCACAGCCCTTCAGCAGGTCCCTCCAACAGCCCCTCAGCAGGCCCCTACCACAGCCCTTCAGCAGGCCCCTACCACAGCCCTTCAGCAGGCCCCTACCACAGCCCTTCAGCAGGTCCCTCCAACAGCCCCTCAGCAGGCCCCTACCACAGCCCTTCAGCAGGCCCCTACCACAGCCCTTCAGCAGGCCCCTACCACAGCCCCTCAGCAGGCCCCTACCACAGCCCCTCAGCAGGCCCCTACCACAGCCCTTCAGCAGGCCCCTACCACAGCCCTTCAGCAGGTCCCTCCAACAGCCCCTCAGCAGGCCCCTACCACAGCCCTTCAGCAGGCCCCTACCACAGCCCTTCAGCAGGCCCCTACCACAGCCCTTCAGCAGGTCCCTACCACAGCCCCTCAGCAGGCCCCTACCACAGCCCTTCAGCAGGCCCCTACCACAGCCCTTCAGCAGGCCCCTACAACAGCCCCTCAGCAGGCCCCTCGATCCAACAGCCCCTCAGCAGGTCCCTCCAACAGCCCCTCAGCAGGTCCCTCCAACAGCCCCTCAGCAGGCCCCTACCACAGCCCTTCAGCAGGCCCCTACCACAGCCCTTCAGCAGGTCCCTCCAACAGCCCCTCAGCAGGCCCCTACCACAGCCCTTCAGCAGGCCCCTACCACAGCCCTTCAGCAGGCCCCTACCACAGCCCTTCAGCAGGTCCCTACCACAGCCCCTCAGCAGGCCCCTACCACAGCCCTTCAGCAGGCCCCTACCACAGCCCTTCAGCAGGCCCCTACCACAGCCCTTCAGCAGGCCCCTATCACAGCCCTTCAGCAGGCCCCTACCACAGCCCTTCAGCAGGTCCCTCCAACAGCCCCTCAGCAGGCCCCTACCACAGCCCTTCAGCAGGCCCCTACCACAGCCCTTCAGCAGGCCCCTACCACAGCCCTTCAGCAGGTCCCTACCACAGCCCCTCAGCAGGCCCCTACCACAGCCCTTCAGCAGGCCCCTACCACAGCCCTTCAGCAGGCCCCTACAACAGCCCCTCAGCAGGCCCCTCGATCCAACAGTCCCTCAACAGGCCCCTACCACAGCCTCTCAGCAGGTCCCTCCAACAGCCCCTCAGCAGGCCACTACCACAGCCCTTCAGCAGGCCCCTACCACTGCCCTTCAGCAGGCCCCTACCACAGCCCTTCAGCAGGTCCCTCCAACAGCCCCTCAGCAGGTCCCTCCAACAGCCTCTCAGCAGGTCCCTCCAACAGCCCTTCAGCAGGCCCCTACCACAGCCCTTCAGCAGGCCCCTACCACAGCCCTTCAGCAGGCCCCTACCACAGCCCTTCAGCAGGTCCCTACCACAGCCCTTCAGCAGGTCACTACAACAGCCTCTCAGCAGGCCCCTACCACAGCCCATTAGCAGGCCCCTACCACAGCCCTTCAGCAGGCCCCTACCACAGCCCTTCAGCAGGCCCCTACCACAGCCCTTCAGCAGGCCCCTACCACAGCCCTTCAGCAGGCCCCTACCACAGCCCTTCAGCAGGTCCCTCCAACACCCCTCAGCAGGTCACTACAACAGCCTATCAGTGTGTTTGCAAGGGGAAAAGAGTCGTGGCCAGACATGA